The following are encoded in a window of Solidesulfovibrio magneticus RS-1 genomic DNA:
- a CDS encoding DEAD/DEAH box helicase, which translates to MALNFIPDENSFRKSPLADNVRSILKTRENELNLGDSHVFCDFPIFNTTEGQIVRSKILIISQNRGVFLVGLSDSRNDCATICEDLEQLETLYDHIYSKLVKEKELKSGRTTLLFNLESILYCPDLVIDCVLPKTETEIARTEHIFVEALKKGNADIGNDIYDRLIGTIDGANGLIRVKPRRNVASGSRGDLANKLEAEITKFDRQQRHGYMILKEGVQRIRGLAGSGKTVILAMKAALTHIENPNATILFTFHTKSLYQHVQKLITRFYRQFSDGSPDFENGIKVMHSWGGRSVPGVYYEACIANGITPLTLSQARDMGGNPFDKICSAFLKEKPSPEILYDYSFIDEGQDFPNSFVKLVAQSTKDNRTTWAYDELQNIFQTSLPAIRDVVGSDIKCSEDDIVLYKCYRNPREIIVCAHAIGFGIYSGGKIVQMLESKERWKSMGYDVLQGNFQVGDFMVISRPEENSLKSVSEAQTRDDILSCAAFQTIKLEVEHVSRRIKQDIESGLRPDDILVVTLDNRHAKEYLASMASELYELGIASHNNHQDSYGVRDFEQEGMVTLSTINKAKGNEAYSVYVLGVDAVSGPFSSKNDRNMIFTALTRAKGWVYITGIGEAANTFRRELESAKTIFPRMEFTYTEPEMLIMDDMDSKKFSDIAAEKEMDKLIEQYGEDKIRMLLLSKKIN; encoded by the coding sequence ATGGCTCTTAATTTTATTCCTGATGAAAACTCATTCAGAAAGTCTCCCCTTGCAGACAACGTAAGAAGCATATTAAAAACGCGAGAAAACGAATTAAACCTAGGTGACTCCCATGTATTTTGCGACTTTCCGATATTCAACACCACTGAAGGTCAAATTGTAAGATCTAAAATTCTTATTATTTCGCAGAATCGAGGCGTCTTTTTAGTTGGCTTGTCAGATTCTAGAAATGACTGCGCTACAATATGCGAGGATCTTGAACAATTAGAGACACTATACGACCATATTTATTCAAAACTGGTCAAAGAAAAAGAGCTAAAATCTGGCAGAACTACACTTTTATTCAATCTTGAGTCAATATTATATTGTCCTGATCTTGTTATTGATTGCGTCTTGCCCAAAACAGAAACAGAAATCGCTCGTACAGAGCATATTTTTGTTGAAGCTTTAAAAAAAGGCAACGCAGATATTGGCAACGATATATACGACAGGCTTATTGGAACAATAGATGGTGCTAATGGCTTAATAAGGGTAAAGCCACGTCGAAATGTCGCCAGTGGTTCGCGTGGTGATCTCGCCAACAAACTTGAAGCTGAGATAACAAAATTTGATCGTCAACAACGTCATGGCTACATGATCCTAAAAGAAGGAGTCCAAAGGATTCGGGGGCTAGCGGGCTCGGGAAAAACAGTAATTTTAGCAATGAAGGCCGCTTTAACACATATTGAAAATCCTAATGCCACAATTCTTTTTACGTTTCACACAAAGAGCCTGTATCAACATGTACAGAAACTTATTACTCGATTCTACAGGCAATTTTCAGACGGAAGTCCCGACTTTGAAAATGGCATTAAAGTAATGCACTCATGGGGCGGACGGTCAGTTCCAGGGGTATATTATGAAGCGTGTATTGCAAATGGCATTACACCGCTCACGCTTAGCCAGGCACGCGACATGGGGGGAAACCCTTTTGATAAAATATGCAGTGCATTTCTTAAAGAAAAACCATCTCCTGAAATTTTATATGACTACTCTTTTATCGATGAAGGACAAGATTTTCCAAATTCATTCGTGAAACTTGTGGCACAGTCAACAAAAGACAATAGAACTACATGGGCTTATGACGAGCTGCAAAATATTTTCCAAACATCTCTTCCTGCCATACGTGATGTTGTTGGAAGTGATATCAAATGTTCCGAAGACGATATTGTTTTGTATAAATGCTATAGAAATCCTAGAGAGATAATTGTATGTGCACATGCTATAGGGTTTGGCATTTATAGCGGTGGAAAAATTGTCCAAATGCTTGAGTCCAAAGAGCGCTGGAAAAGCATGGGCTACGATGTGCTTCAAGGAAATTTTCAAGTTGGGGATTTTATGGTCATTTCCCGTCCAGAAGAAAACAGTCTAAAGTCAGTATCAGAAGCTCAGACACGCGACGACATCTTGTCTTGTGCAGCATTCCAGACCATTAAATTAGAAGTTGAACATGTTTCCAGGAGAATTAAACAAGACATTGAATCAGGCTTGCGCCCCGATGATATTTTAGTCGTCACTTTGGACAATCGACACGCAAAAGAATATTTGGCCAGTATGGCTTCTGAGCTCTACGAACTAGGGATAGCGAGTCACAACAACCACCAAGACTCCTACGGAGTACGTGATTTTGAACAGGAAGGAATGGTTACCTTGTCAACAATAAATAAAGCAAAAGGCAATGAAGCATACTCTGTTTATGTATTAGGGGTTGATGCCGTTTCAGGCCCTTTTTCGTCAAAAAACGACCGAAACATGATCTTCACAGCTCTTACTCGCGCAAAGGGCTGGGTGTATATAACTGGAATAGGTGAAGCTGCCAATACGTTTAGAAGAGAGCTGGAAAGTGCAAAAACTATTTTTCCTCGAATGGAGTTTACTTACACCGAACCAGAAATGTTGATTATGGATGACATGGATTCTAAGAAATTTTCAGACATAGCAGCAGAAAAAGAGATGGATAAATTGATCGAACAATATGGCGAAGATAAAATACGGATGTTGTTATTGAGCAAAAAAATAAATTAA
- a CDS encoding peptidylprolyl isomerase — protein MVSKGRSSWLRAILALCCVLAATLGGVSAAWAKGGNPVVKLTTNKGDIVIELDKEKAPATTANFLNYVKKGHYDGLIFHRVINGFMVQGGGMDKNMKEKGTDAPIQNEADNGLKNKAYTVAMARTGDPHSATAQFFINVADNGFLDHTGKNPQGWGYAVFGKVTSGQEVVDAIKAVPTMTKGFHENVPVVPVVIEKAEVVSE, from the coding sequence ATGGTTTCAAAAGGCCGTTCGAGTTGGCTGCGGGCGATTCTCGCCCTGTGCTGCGTTCTGGCCGCAACCCTGGGGGGCGTATCCGCCGCCTGGGCCAAGGGAGGCAATCCTGTGGTCAAATTGACGACCAACAAAGGCGATATCGTCATCGAGCTGGACAAGGAAAAGGCCCCGGCCACCACGGCCAATTTCCTGAACTACGTGAAAAAGGGCCACTACGACGGCCTGATCTTTCACCGGGTGATCAACGGCTTCATGGTCCAGGGCGGCGGCATGGACAAGAACATGAAGGAAAAGGGCACCGACGCCCCGATCCAGAACGAAGCCGACAATGGGCTCAAAAACAAGGCCTACACCGTGGCCATGGCCCGCACGGGCGATCCGCATTCGGCCACGGCCCAGTTCTTCATCAACGTGGCCGACAACGGCTTTTTGGACCACACCGGCAAGAACCCCCAGGGTTGGGGCTACGCCGTTTTCGGCAAGGTCACCTCGGGCCAGGAAGTGGTGGACGCCATCAAGGCCGTGCCGACCATGACCAAGGGCTTCCACGAGAACGTGCCGGTCGTGCCGGTGGTGATCGAGAAGGCCGAGGTGGTGAGCGAGTAA
- a CDS encoding 4Fe-4S dicluster domain-containing protein, with the protein MGRNRVVVYPDWCKGCGICAAFCPKKVFAVGQDGKARVVNEEACVNCGFCEPHCPDFAVLVIPGETDQTPCPSETAQDPADQTAAKEVKP; encoded by the coding sequence ATGGGACGCAATCGTGTCGTTGTCTATCCGGACTGGTGCAAGGGCTGCGGCATATGCGCCGCGTTTTGCCCCAAGAAGGTCTTTGCCGTGGGCCAGGACGGCAAGGCCCGTGTCGTAAACGAGGAAGCCTGTGTCAACTGCGGTTTTTGCGAACCGCATTGCCCGGATTTCGCCGTTCTGGTCATCCCAGGCGAAACTGACCAGACGCCGTGTCCGTCGGAAACGGCGCAAGACCCGGCCGATCAAACCGCCGCCAAGGAGGTCAAGCCGTGA
- a CDS encoding 2-oxoacid:acceptor oxidoreductase subunit alpha produces the protein MTAPRKKRREAFLLGNEAVVEGALAAGCTFYAGYPITPSTEIMECMAKRLPHVPDGAFIQMEDEIASMGAVIGASLAGRKAMTATSGPGFSLMQEQIGYAAMTETPLVLVNVMRGGASTGLPTSPGQGDVQQARWGAHGDHPIIVLSATDVPECVEMTVAAFNFAEKYRSPVILLLDEITAHTREKIELPEPGDFEVFSRLTPTMPPEWYKPYEETMRGVPPMPPIGSGYRFHVTGLTHDPLGFPTSRPEEVRALTERQFRKIDRFFEDIQIVEHVDTADAEVVVIAYGCVARSARLAVKQAREAGVRAGLLVLKTLYPFPRRHVEPMLRNCRLAVVPELNMGQLSREVKRVNEGYTTVRTINRIDGQIITPSQILKEIA, from the coding sequence GTGACCGCCCCCCGCAAGAAACGCCGCGAAGCCTTTCTCCTTGGCAACGAGGCCGTGGTGGAAGGAGCGCTGGCCGCCGGCTGCACCTTCTACGCCGGCTACCCCATCACGCCTTCCACGGAAATCATGGAGTGCATGGCCAAGCGCCTGCCCCATGTGCCCGACGGGGCCTTCATTCAGATGGAGGACGAAATCGCCTCCATGGGCGCGGTCATCGGCGCGTCCCTGGCCGGGCGCAAGGCCATGACCGCCACCTCCGGCCCGGGTTTTTCGCTCATGCAGGAGCAGATCGGCTACGCCGCCATGACCGAGACCCCGCTGGTGCTCGTCAACGTCATGCGCGGCGGGGCCAGCACCGGCCTGCCGACAAGCCCCGGCCAGGGCGACGTCCAGCAGGCCCGCTGGGGGGCGCATGGCGACCATCCCATCATCGTGCTCTCGGCCACCGACGTGCCCGAGTGCGTGGAGATGACCGTCGCCGCGTTTAATTTCGCCGAGAAGTACCGCAGCCCGGTCATCCTGCTCCTCGATGAAATTACCGCCCACACCCGGGAAAAGATCGAGCTGCCCGAACCCGGCGACTTCGAGGTGTTCTCGCGCCTGACCCCGACCATGCCGCCCGAGTGGTACAAGCCCTACGAGGAGACCATGCGCGGCGTGCCGCCCATGCCGCCCATCGGCTCGGGCTACCGCTTCCACGTCACCGGGCTGACCCACGATCCGCTGGGCTTCCCCACCAGCCGCCCCGAAGAGGTGCGCGCGCTGACCGAACGCCAGTTCCGCAAGATCGACCGCTTCTTTGAGGACATCCAGATCGTGGAGCATGTCGATACGGCCGACGCCGAGGTGGTGGTCATCGCCTACGGCTGCGTGGCCCGTTCGGCCAGGCTGGCCGTCAAGCAGGCCCGGGAGGCCGGGGTTCGGGCCGGCCTTTTGGTGCTCAAGACCCTGTACCCCTTCCCGCGCCGCCATGTGGAGCCGATGCTGCGCAACTGCCGGCTGGCGGTGGTGCCCGAGCTTAACATGGGCCAGCTCTCCCGGGAGGTCAAACGGGTCAACGAAGGCTACACCACCGTGCGCACGATCAACCGCATCGACGGGCAGATCATTACGCCCTCCCAGATCCTCAAGGAGATCGCGTGA